GGCGACGGCCCCCGGTCGAACCCGGGACGGCCGGGCGTGGCGGGCGGCTGCGGGCGGGGTCAGTCCTCGGTGAGCGGGTTCATCGGGTGGCCGTCGTCGGCGAGGTCGACCATCCCGCCCGGGCCGTCACTGGACACCTGGATGCGGTTCGGGCCGACCCACGTGGCCTTGGCGTAGGTGCCCGGCCGGCCGACGAAGGCGATCTCCCAGCGGCGGGCGGTGAGGCCCGAGCCCTCGTCGACGTACACCCACTCCACGGAGTTGAGCGACCAGCCCTGTTCCTGGACCACGAGCCGGCGGTCCGGCCGGCCGGGTGCCGTCTCGATGTGGGTGGTGGCGGGGTCGTCCAGGAAGATCCAGAGCGGCACCGTGAGCGCCGCCGCCAGCATCACGCAGACGCCCAGCACCACGCGGAGCCAGAGCCACCAGCGGAGGTTGAACAGCACGGCGAGGAGGCAGGGCAGGGCGAGGGTGAAGAACAGCAGTGGTCGGTCGAGCCATTCGCGCAGGAGGAGGAAGCCGCCGGAGCGCGCGTTGTACTGGCCGATCGCGGCCAGAAGTGCCAGGACGGCCAGGGCGCCGAGTCCGGCGCGCAGGAACCGGCGCTCGACGTCCGTCCGGTCGTCGGGTCTCGGCCCGGCCTGCTCGGCCCTGGCCCCCCGTGTGATCATCATCTGCGCAGCCTAGTAGTTCCGGCAGTTGGGGAAACCTGCTGATAGCCGCCCGGACGGCGCTGTACGCTGCCGGGCATGTGCGCTGCCGCCCGGATGCACCCCGACGAACCGGACATCGACGCGGCCCTGGTGCGGCGGTTGCTCTCCGCCCAGTTCCCGCAGTGGGTCGGCCTGCCGGTCCAGCCGGTCGCCTCCACCGGGACGGACAACGCGATGTTCCGCCTCGGCCCGGACCTCGCCGTCCGCCTCCCCAGGGTCGGCTGGGCCGCGGAGGGTGTCGGGCGCGAGCAGTACTGGCTGCCGCGGCTCGCCCCGCGGTTACCGCAACCGATCCCCGCACCCATCGCGCTCGGCCGGCCCGCCGCCGGCTACCCGTGGGAGTGGTCGGTGGTCCGCTGGCTGGACGGCGTCAATCCGGCCGTCGGCGTGCTCGCCGCACCTGACCGACTCGCCCGCGACCTGGCCGGGTTCATCACCGCGCTGCGCTCCGTCGACCCCACCGGCGGCCCGTCCGCCTCCCGCGGCGTCCCGCTCGCCGCCCGCGACGGCGCCACCCGGGCAGCCCTCGCCCGACTCGCCGGGACGATCGACACCGAGGCCGCAACCGCCCTGTGGGACAAGGCACTTCGCCTCCCCGACTACGCCGGCCCGCCCACCTGGATGCACGGCGACCTCTCTCCGGGCAACCTCCTCGTCACCGGCGCCGGCCACCTCGGCGCGGTCATCGACTTCGGCCTGATGGGCGTCGGCGACCCCACCGTCGACCTGATCGCCGCCTGGACCCTCCTCCCGGCCTCCGCCCGCCCCGCCTTCCGTGCCGCCCTCGACGCCGACGACGCCATGTGGGCGCGCGCCCGCGCCTGCGCCCTGTCCATGGCGCTCGTCGTGATCCCGTACTACCGCCACACCAACCCGCGCCTCGCCACCGACGCCCGCCATGTCGTCCGCGAGGTCCTGGCCGACCGCAGCGCCTGAGCCGTCCTCACCGCTACGGCGCCTCGCCGCCCCGGGAGTCGCCGTTCCCCGCGGCTCCCCACGTGGTCTGGACCGCTTCGGCGAGGCGATCGCGAAACCAACGGTGGCCCGGGTCGGCCGCGTTGCGCGGGTGCCAGGCCATGCCGAGGTCGAGCGGGGGCAGGTCGAGGGGGATGGGGAAGGTGCGCAGCCCGAGTGCGGTGATGGTGTCGGGGAGCCAGTCGGCCAGGCTCAGCGCGACGAAGTCGGTGTCCCGGGCCAGCATCATCGCGCTCGTGTGGCTGGGGACGACGACCGCGATGCGGCGCCGCAGCCCGTGCTCGGCGAGCGCGGCGTCGATGGGTCCGAGGCGCTTGCCGAGCCGGGAGATGCCGATGTGGTCGACGGCGGCGAAGCCGCGGGCGTCGATCCGCCGGTCGAAGAGCGGGTGGCCGCTGCGGGCGACGCCGACCAGTGGCACCCGGGCGAGCGGGCGGGTCCGGATCTCGGGGTCCAGGTGCCCGAGGACGCCGAGTTCGACGTCCACCCACCCCTGCCGCAGCGCGGGGCCGCCCTCGATCGCCTCCGGCAGGAAGACCACGTCCACGTGCGGCGCCTCGGCGTGGATCCGCTCGGTGAGGGTGCCGGCCAGCCCCACCAGGAGCAGGTCGGTGGCCTGCACGGTGAAGGTGCGCTGGAGGTGGACTGCGTCGAAACCGGCGCCCGGCCGCAGGACGTTGTCACAGCCGCGCAGCAACGCGCTCACCTCCTCGCGGAGTTCGACGGCGCGCGGGGTCGGGACCATCCCCTGGCCGGCGCGCACCAGCAGGGGGTCTCCGACGGCACGGCGGAGCCGGGCCAGGGTTCGGCTGACCGCCGCGGGCGAGGAGCCGAGCCGCTCGGCGGCGCGTGTCACGCTGTTCTCCTGGAGCAGGGCGTCCAGCACGCG
The nucleotide sequence above comes from Streptomyces kaniharaensis. Encoded proteins:
- a CDS encoding LysR family transcriptional regulator — translated: MDLNLLRVLDALLQENSVTRAAERLGSSPAAVSRTLARLRRAVGDPLLVRAGQGMVPTPRAVELREEVSALLRGCDNVLRPGAGFDAVHLQRTFTVQATDLLLVGLAGTLTERIHAEAPHVDVVFLPEAIEGGPALRQGWVDVELGVLGHLDPEIRTRPLARVPLVGVARSGHPLFDRRIDARGFAAVDHIGISRLGKRLGPIDAALAEHGLRRRIAVVVPSHTSAMMLARDTDFVALSLADWLPDTITALGLRTFPIPLDLPPLDLGMAWHPRNAADPGHRWFRDRLAEAVQTTWGAAGNGDSRGGEAP
- a CDS encoding aminoglycoside phosphotransferase family protein — translated: MCAAARMHPDEPDIDAALVRRLLSAQFPQWVGLPVQPVASTGTDNAMFRLGPDLAVRLPRVGWAAEGVGREQYWLPRLAPRLPQPIPAPIALGRPAAGYPWEWSVVRWLDGVNPAVGVLAAPDRLARDLAGFITALRSVDPTGGPSASRGVPLAARDGATRAALARLAGTIDTEAATALWDKALRLPDYAGPPTWMHGDLSPGNLLVTGAGHLGAVIDFGLMGVGDPTVDLIAAWTLLPASARPAFRAALDADDAMWARARACALSMALVVIPYYRHTNPRLATDARHVVREVLADRSA